DNA from Arthrobacter sp. SLBN-112:
ACCGCCATCCTCACCGGGCAGTCCGTGCGTTCCCAGGCTGAGCTTGCGGCGCTGCTGGCCGACGACGGCGTACAGGTCACCCAGGCCACGCTATCGCGCGACCTGGTGGAACTGGGCGCCGTCCGCGTCCGCGGCAAGGAAGGCGTCCTGGTCTACGCCGTCCCCGGCGAAGGCGGCGAACGGGCCGCCAAGAGCGGCGTGACCCAGGAGATCCTGGACGCGCGGCTGGCCCGGCTGTGCAGCGAACTGCTGGTCACCGCCGAAGCCTCCGCCAACATCGCCGTCCTGCGCACCCCGCCCGGCGCCGCCAACTTCCTGGCCCTGGCGATCGACCACTCGGTGATGCCGTCCATCCTGGGCACCATCGCCGGCGACGACACCGTCCTGCTGGTCTCCCGCGACCCGCTGGGCGGCCCGGACCTCGCAGCCCGCTTCCTGCAAATGGCCGAGGAAGCCGGGCAATAAGCTTGAAGACAACGAAACAACCAACCCCAACAAGGAGCATCTAAAGTGACTGAACGCATTGTGCTGGCCTACTCCGGCGGCCTGGACACCTCCGTCGCCATCGGCTGGATCGGTGAAGCCACCGGTGCCGAGGTCATCGCCGTGGCGGTCGACGTCGGACAGGGCGGCGAATCCCTGGAAACCATCCGCCAGCGCGCCCTGGGCTGCGGCGCCGTCGAGGCCTACGTGGCCGACGCGTCCGACGAGTTCGCCAACGAATACTGCGTGCCCACCCTGAAGGCCAACGCACTCTACCAGGGCCACTACCCGCTGGTGTCCGCCATCTCCCGGCCGGTCATCGTCAAGCACCTGGTGAAGGCCGCCCGCGAATTCGGCGCCACCACCGTGGCCCACGGCTGCACGGGCAAGGGCAACGACCAGGTCCGCTTCGAAGTGGGCATCCAGACCCTGGGCCCGGACCTGAAGTGCATCGCACCGGTCCGCGACCTCGCCCTGACCCGCGACAAGGCCATCGCCTTCGCCGAGGAAAAGGGACTGCCCATCGAGACCACCAAGAAGAACCCGTACTCCATCGACCAGAACGTCTGGGGCCGCGCCGTGGAAACCGGCTACCTCGAGGACATCTGGAACGCGCCCACCAAGGACATCTACGACTACACCGCCACCCCGGAGTTCCCGCCGGCGCCGGATGAGGTCACCATTTCTTTCGAAGCCGGCGTTCCGGTAGCGATCGACGGCGTCAAGGTCACCCCGCTGCAGGCCATCAAGGAACTCAACCGCCGCGCCGGCGCACAGGGCGTGGGCCGGATCGACGTCGTCGAGGACCGCCTGGTGGGCATCAAGTCCCGCGAGATCTACGAAGCACCGGGTGCCATGGCGCTGATCACCGCGCACAAACACCTCGAGGACATCACGGTTGAGCGCGAGCAGGCGCGCTTCAAGGCCACCGTCGGCCAGCGCTGGGCCGAGCTGGTCTACGACGGCCAGTGGTTCTCCCCGCTCAAGCGCTCCCTGGACGCCTTCATCGAGGACACCCAGAAGTACGTCTCCGGCGACATCCGCATGACCCTGCACGGCGGCCAGGCCATCGTAAACGGCCGCCGCTCCGACACCTCGCTTTACGACTTCTCGCTGGCAACCTACGACACCGGCGACACCTTCGACCAGTCCCAGGCCAAGGGCTTCATTGAGCTGTGGGGCATGTCCGCCAAGGTTGCCTCGGGCCGCGACATCCGGGTCGCAGGGAAGTAGCCCCTGTGGCTGAGCTTAAGGCTGAGGCTACAAACACGGGTGCGCTGTGGGGCGGCCGGTTCGCCGGCGGCCCCGCGGACGCCCTGGCCGCGCTGAGCAAGTCGACGCACTTTGACTGGCGGCTGGCGCGCTACGACATTGCCGGTTCCAAGGCGCACGCCCGCGTGCTGCACAAGGCCGGGCTGCTGGACGACGCCGAACTGGAAGGCATGCTGGCTGCGCTCACCCAACTGGATGAGGACGTTGCGTCAGGCGCCTACCTGCCCGCCGAGTCCGATGAGGACGTGCACGGGTCGCTGGAACGCGGGCTGATCGAACGGGCCGGGGCCCAGCTGGGCGGCAAGCTCCGCGCCGGCCGGTCCCGGAACGACCAAGTGGCAACGCTGGGCCGGATGTTCCTGCGCGACCATGCAAAGATCATCGCCCGCGGCGTCCTGGCCACGGTGGACGCGCTCGTGGAGCAGGCCAAGGCCCATCATGGTGTTGCCATGCCGGGCCGCACCCACCTGCAGCATGCCCAGCCGGTCCTGCTCAGCCACCACCTGCTGGCCCACGCCTGGGCCTTGCTGCGCGACGTGCAGCGGCTTCAGGACTGGGACAAGCGGGCAGGCGTGTCGCCCTACGGCTCCGGCGCCTTGGCCGGGTCCTCGTTGGGCCTCGACCCGGAAGCCGTGGCGGCGGACCTCGGGTTCTACTCCGCCGTGCACAACTCGATCGATGGCACCGCGTCCCGCGACGTCTTCGCCGAGTTTGCCTGGGTTTGTTCCATGATCGGCGTGGACCTGTCCCGCATCTCGGAGGAAGTCATCTTCTGGGCCACCAAGGAGTTCTCCTTCGTCACGCTGCATGACTCGTACTCCACGGGATCCTCGATCATGCCGCAGAAGAAGAACCCGGACGTGGCGGAGCTGGCCCGCGGCAAGGCGGGGCGCCTGATCGGCAACCTGACCGGGCTGCTGGCCACGCTCAAGGGCCTGCCGCTGGCGTACAACCGCGACCTGCAGGAGGACAAGGAGCCGGTGTTCGACGCCGCCGACACCCTGGAGCTGCTGCTCCCGGCCGTGTCCGGCATGATCGCCACCCTGACGTTCAACACGGAGCGGATGGAGTCGCTGGCCCCGCAGGGCTTCGCGCTGGCCACGGACATCGCCGAGTGGCTGGTCCGCCAGGGCGTGCCGTTCCGCGAGGCGCACGAACTCTCCGGCGCTGCCGTCAAGCAGGCGGAATCCCGCGGCGTGGAGCTGTGGGACCTCACGGACGAAGAGTATGCGGCCATCTCGGCGCACCTCACGCCCGAGGTTCGCACTGTCCTGTCCACGGAAGGGTCCCTGAACAGCCGCAACTCGCAGGGCGGAACTGCGCCGGCCGCCGTCGAACGCCAGCTGGTTGCGCTCGAAGCGGAGCTCGCGGGCGTGCGGGAGTACGCCAAGTAACACCTGGGCGGATGCTCCCTGCCCGCACCTCCGCGAGATGGCACTTTGCAGCAATGTTTTCCACAAACACTGCCGTGAAGTGTCATCTCGCGGCGTTTAATGTGGCCGCTAGGCTGGCTCCATGAGCGAAACCTTCCGCAAATTCCTTCGCACCCTTCCCGACTTTCCGTCCGACCTGCCCGGTTTCGACCCGGACAATGCACCGCAGGACCCAGCGCTGCTGTTCAAACAGTGGCTGGATGAGGCGCTGGACGCGGGGGAGCAGCAGCCGCACGCGTTCAGCCTGGCCACTGTGGGCGCGGCATCCGGGGGCGGGCTCCAGCCGTCCTCGCGGATGCTGATCCTGAAGAACATTGACGACGACGGCTGGCACTTTGCCACGTCCCGCACCTCGCGCAAGGGCCGGGAACTGGCCGCCGAGCCACGTGCCGCCATGAACTTCTATTGGCCGGGCATGGGCCGGCAGGTCCGGGTAGCTGGCAACGTGGCCGAGCTCTCCGCCGAGGCGTCCGCGGTGGACTGGCACGAGCGGCCCCGGGCCGATGGCAGCGACAATCCGCACTGGCAGCTTTACGCCGTTCAGCCCACCGAGATCGAGTTCTGGCAAGCCAGCAACGACGGCAACCATGTCCGGCACCGTGTGGGGCCGGACGGAACCCTGCTGGATTGAGGTACCTGGGCTGGATTAAGTACCTGGCCCACCTGACTGCTCCGCTAGGCTGGCCGCATGACCTCTCCTTCTCCTGCCGTGCTCCTGGCTGAACTGCACAAGGCCGCCGCGGCGCTGACTGCCGGGCTGGACCGCATCCCCGACGGCGGCGAAACCGCTCCGTCCACCCTTCCCGGCTGGAGCCGCGGCCACCTCCTGGCCCACGTCGCAGGAATCTGTGACGCCCTGGCCCGGCAGGTGGAGTACGGCCGCCGCGGCGAAACGGTGGAGCTCTACGACGGCGGCGTGGAAGGCCGCAACCGCGCCATCGACCTCGCCGCCGGGCACAGCCTCGAGGAGCACCGGGCGGACGTGAAGGCTGCGCTGCAGCGCGCACTGGCCGCCTTCGACTCGCTGGGTGAAGACGAGTGGCAGACGCGGATCGCGTTCCGCGACGGCGTCATCTTCGATGCTGGGCTGGCGCTCTGGCGCGAGCTGGTCATCCACACCGCGGACCTGGACAGCGGCACGGGACCCGAAATATGGAACCGGGAATTCTGCTCCCACCTCTTCGACTTCCTGGCGGCCCGCGTCCCGGCCGAAACCCGGCTGGTCCTGCAGCCGGTGGCACTTCCGCCGCTGGCCCTCGGTGCCGGCGGCAGCACCGTCGTCGTCAGCGGCATGGTCACGGACATCGCCGCATGGCTTGCGGGGCGGAAGCCATCGCTGGACAGCCTCCGGGCCACTGCCGCCGGGGACGGCAGCGACCTTCCCGCCCTGCTGCCCTGGCCGTCAGCGATGCCCGACCCCAAGTAACACGTCCTTGCTCTATCACTTGTGGTCCCTAAATCGGGGTTTTAGGGACCACAAGTGATAGAGCAACCCAGGGGGGGTGGGGGAGTTGCCAGGCGTCAGGCGGCCTCGCGGGACAGCAGGCTTTCCTTGACGCGCAGGCCCCAACGGAAGCCGCCCAAGGATCCATCAGTCCGGATTACGCGGTGGCAGGGCACGAACAACGCCGCCGCATTGAAGGCACACGCGCTGGCGGCGGCCCGCACCGCACGCGGGTTGCCCGCGAGGGCCGCATACTCGGTGTACGTGACCGGTGAGCCGGGCTTGACCTGGCGCAGCACATCCCACGCATGGACACGGAACGGGCCGGACTGCTGCAGGACCGGAACTGCCATGGCCGGGGCGGGGTCGCCGTCGTAGAAGGCCTCGACGGCGGATGAGATCCCGCCGAGGTCCGTCACCTCCTCCACGGCGTCGGGCCGCAGTGCGGGATGGACCTGTCCGGTCAGTTCCCCAAGGCCTGCCGTCCACCCCGAAGCAAGGACCACGCCATCCCGGGCAAGGATGGTGAACGGTCCGTCCGGTGTAGACAGCTGCAACAGTTGGGCTTTCATGGCATCCCTCTCGCGGGAACGGTTGTTGTCAGTGCGGGCCGTGCCGCAGCGCGCCACAGGTGCATGGTGGCGTAGGAGCGCCACGGGCTGGTCTCCCGGAAGTCAGGGCTGAGGGTGCCCTCACCATTATCGAGGGCGCGGATCCCGTTCCGCACGGCGGCGTCATTGGCAAGGAAGACGTCCGGGGCGCCCAGGACCCGCATGGCCACGTACCCTGCGGTCCACGGTCCCACCCCGGGCAAGGGCAGCAGTTTGGCGGCCAGGCTTGCGGGGTCATCCCCGTAACCGAACTCCAGTTCTCCGGCGGCCATGGCTGATGCTGCCTGAAGCAGCGATTCGGTCCGCCTCCTGGGCCCGCGTAGCAGATGTTCTGCTGCGGCTATTTGGGCCGGGGTGGGGAAAAGCCTGTCCAGGCCGTCGCCGGCGGTACTGCTGGGACTGCCGGCCGCGGACAGCTGGGTCAGTGCGGTCCGTGCCGCTGCCACTGTTATCTGCTGGCCCACCATGGCCCGGACCAGCAGCTCCTGCGGGTCCAGCGCCCCCGGCAACCGCATCCCGGGAGCGGAGGCAACCGCGGCAGCAAGCCGGGGATCGGCGGTGAGGGCGGCGTCAATCGCTTCCGGATCTGCGTCCAGGTCGAACAACCGCCGCACGCGGCTCAGCAGTGCCGGTAGGTCGCGAAGGTCCACCGCGCCCACGGTGAGGGTGAGCTGCCCTTCCCGCGTGCCGCCGTCGTACGCCACCCGGAAGCGCCCGTCGCCGTGGGGGAGCCGCAGGGTCCGTGCGTAGGAGGTGGGCGTGCCCTCTTCAATCCCTGGGAGGGCGCGGACGGCCAGGAAGGAGAAGATGCCCGGATCGAACGGCGGACGGTAGGGGAGGCCCAGGGTCAGGGCCGTCGTGCCGCCGCCGGCCATCGGGTGCCGCACGGTCCTGCGGAGGGCCGTGGGGGTCATGTCGAACACCTCGGCGATGGTTTCGTTGAATTGCCTCACGCTGCTGAAGCCGGCGGCGAAGGCGATGTCGGCCAGCTTCATGGAGGTGGACACCAGCAGCGTCCGCGCGGTCTGGGCCCTTGCAGCGCGGGCCAGCGACAGGGGACCGGCGCCGAGCTCCTGGCCCAGGATCCGGTTGAGCTGGCGGGGCGAATAGCCCAGGCGGGAGGCCAAACCGGCAACCCCGTCCCGGTTGATCACGCCGTCATTGATCAGCCGCATCGCGCGGCCCGCAACGTCCTGCCGCACGTTCCAGGCCGGCGTACCCGGCACGGCCTCCGGCAGGCAGCGTTTGCAGGCGCGGTAGCCTGCCTCGTGTGCCGCGGCGGAGGTCTCGTAGAACGTCACGTTTGACGCCTTGGGGGTCCGGGCCGGGCACGAGGGGCGGCAGTAGATCCCCGTGGTGCGGACGGCCGTATAGAACTGGCCGTCGAACCGGGGGTCACGGGCATCGATTGCCCGGTAGCGCTGCCAGAAGTCCATTCCTTCATCCTGCCAGCCTGCCGCGGCAGGTACTAGCGGAAATCGGACATGGCCGTGGACGGCCGGAATCCGTTGCCCGGCCGCATTGCGGGGAGCTGAAGCCGCCCCCAGCTGGGTAAGGTCAAGCAATGAACGAAAGTACTTCGGACGCCGGGCAGCTTCGGAGCTTCCTGTCCGGGGATGCCCGCGAGCTTGCTCCGCAACTGCTGGGCGCCGTCCTGACGCACCAGTCCCGGGAGGGCGCCGTGTCCATCCGGCTCACCGAGGTTGAGGCGTATCTTGGGCCCGAGGATTCCCTGCACCCGGACCCCGGCTCCCATACCTACCGCGGTCCAACCCCGCGCAATGCCCCGATGTTCGGTCCGGCCGGTCACCTTTATGTGTACTTCACCTACGGCATGCACCACTGCACCAACATCGTTTGCGGCCCGGCCGGCGTCGCGTCCGCCCTGCTGCTGCGCGCGGGCGAAGTGGTGGACGGCCTGGAACTGGCCCAACGGCGGCGTCCTACGTCGAAGAGTCCTGCCGACCTGGCCAGCGGTCCGGCCCGCCTCGCCAAAGCGCTGGGATTGACGACGGCGGACAGCGGCCGGGATGCGCTTGCTCCGCCTTTTGGCCTGGAGCTTCCCTCCGGCTCCAGTGGTCCGGTCAGTTCCGGTCCGCGGGTGGGCGTGGCCGGGGCCGGGGGGTCCGAGGAATACGCCTGGCGGTTCTGGCTCAGCGGGGATCCCACCGTCTCCAAATACAAGGCGGCCAAGCCCCGGACCAGGAAGCAGCAGGACGCCCTGCCGCCGGCTGCAACGTTTCATAAGCGTTAACGGAAATGGTTGTAGAATGGACGGTCTGTCTTTCGCGATAGGGGAACGTTAATGCACGACGCCGAATTGGCCCACGAACGGGAGTATGTAGCCGGCCTGTATGCCCGGCTGGAGGAACTCCGGGAGGAAAAGCGCCGCCAGCTGGCGCAGGTCCGGCGCGCCGGAGCCGTGGGCACCATGCAGAACGTTTCCGAACGTGATGCGTTCGCCGCACTGTATGAGGACCGCCTGGCGCAGCTGGATGCGGTGGATGACCGGCTGGTCTTCGGCCGTCTGGACCTGGATTCCGGGGAAGCCCAGTACATCGGCCGCATCGGGCTCACCACCGAGGACCTGCAGCGGCTGATGGTGGACTGGCGGGCACCTGAGGCCGGCCACTTCTACCAGGCCACGGCCTTCGACCGGCAGGGCGTACGCCGGCGCCGGCACCTGATCCTGCAGGGACGCGACGTCAAAGCCATCGAGGACGACGTCCTGGACGCCGGAATGCTCACGGACGACGAATCGCTGCAGGGCGAAGGCGCCCTGCTCGCCGCCCTGAACTCCAAGCGGACCGGCCGCATGTCGGACATTGTCAGCACCATCCAGTCGGAACAGGACCGGATCATCCGGTCCTCCATCTCCGGCGCCGTCGTGGTCCAGGGCGGGCCGGGTACCGGCAAGACCGCCGTGGCCCTGCACCGTGCCGCCTACCTGCTGTACACCCACCGTGACCGCCTTAAGAGTGCAGGCGTGCTGCTGGTGGGCCCGTCGTCGTCGTTCATGAAATACATCGAACGGGTGCTGCCCTCGCTTGGCGAGACCGGCGTTGTCATGGCCAGTGTGGGCCGCCTGATGCCCGGCATCAATGCCGTTCCCGAACCCGATCCGGACGCGGCCGCCATCAAGGGCCGCCTGGACATGGCGGCCATCGTGACCAACGCCGTGTCCAACCGCATGCGCGTCCCCGCGCAGAACCGGATCCTCGAAGTGGACGGCCGCAAGCTCACTCTGACGCCCCGGCAGGTCCGGCGCGCCCGGGAGCGCGCCCGTGCCACCGGAAAGCCTTACAACGAGGCACGCGTGACGTTCGTGAAGATCCTGCTGCGCGAACTGACCGAACAGATGACCGAACTCGTTGAGGCCGGCAACCTCGGCAACAACGCGGACCGTTCATACCTTGCCGAGGACGTCCGGGCCGCCCGGGACGTGCGGATCGCGCTGAACCTGTGCTGGATGCCCATGACGCCGGAGAAGCTGATCTCCGATCTGTTCAGCAAGCCGGAGGTGCTGGAATTCTGCACCCCCAACCTGACCCCGGCTGAGCGGGCGCTGCTGCAGCGTCCCGCGGATGCCCCTTGGACCGAATCCGATGTGCCGCTGCTGGACGAGGCCGCCGAACTGCTCGGCGAGCTGGACCCGGCTGCCGGGCGCGGGCTGGCGCAGCAGGAGCACGACCGTGCCCGCGACCTGGCCAACGCAAAGCAGACCCTGGTCAACATGGAAGCCGCCGGCGTGGACCCCTTGATGTCCGCGGAGGAACTGGCCGAGCAGAACCGGGAGCAGGAAGCCCGGCAGACCGCCGCCGAACGCGCCACGAGCGACCGAACCTGGGCCTTCGGGCACATTGTGGTGGATGAAGCGCAGGAACTCTCACCCATGCAGTGGCGGCTGCTGGTCCGGCGCTGCCCGCTGAAGTCCTTCACCATTGTGGGCGATATTGCCCAGACCAGTTCCGTGGCCGGCGCCAACTCGTGGCAGGGGGCACTGGCCCCCATGTTCGGCGACCGCTGGCAGCTGGAGGAGCTGACCGTCAACTACCGCACGCCTTCCCAGATTGCTGAAGCAGCCGTCAGGATGGCCAACGCCGCGGGCCTGGTGGTGTCCGCGCCCAAGGCGGTACGCGAGGGGCGCTGGGCGCCCATCATCGACGAAGTCGGGCAGGATACGGTGGTCAGCAAGCTGGTGGAGGTCCTCCCGGAAGAAATCAAGGCGCTCGACGGCGGCCTGCTCGCCGTCATTGCCGACGGTGACCTCCTGCCCGAGGCCACGGCAGCCCTGCGCGCCGTGTACGGGCGCCGCATCGGCACGGGCGCCGGCAGCTACGAACAGGACATCGTGGTGATCAGCCCGCGCGAGGCAAAGGGCCTGGAGTTCGACGGCGTCGTGGTCCTGGAACCGTCCGTCATGCTCAACCATGAGCACGGCAAGGTGGGGGACCTGTACGTGGCCATGACCCGTGCCACGCAGCGCCTGCGGCTGATTGCCTCGCAGCCCGTGCCTGCCGGGATCGCCGGCTGACCCGCTGTGGGGCGTTACTGCTAACTTAGGAAGCGTGCCAGAACTGAACAACCTCGAACCGCAGCGCAACGACCCCACTTTCGCCAACATTTGGCAGGAACTGAAGTGGCGTGGGCTGGTCCATGTATCAACCGACGAAGCAGAGCTGGAAAAGCTCCTCGCCAATGGGCCGGTCACGTACTATTGCGGCTTCGATCCCACCGCGCCAAGCCTGCACCTGGGCAACCTTGTCCAGCTCCTGGTCATGCGGCGGCTCCAGCTGGCCGGTCACAAGCCACTCGGACTCGTAGGCGGCTCCACCGGCATGATCGGCGATCCCCGTCCGACGGCGGAGCGTACCTTGAACACGAAGGACACGGTGGCGGAGTGGGTTGGCTACCTGCAGGCCCAGGTCAGCCGCTTCCTCAGCTTCGAGGGTGACAACGCCGCCAGGATCGTGAACAACCTGGACTGGACGGCTCCGTTGAGCGCCATCGACTTCCTGCGTGAGGTGGGCAAGCACTTCCGGGTGGGAACCATGCTGCGCAAGGACGCCGTGGCGTCCCGTCTGAACTCCGATGAGGGCATCAGCTACACGGAATTCAGCTACCAGATCCTCCAGGGCATGGACTACCTGCAGCTCTACCGCGACTACGGCTGCGTGCTGCAGACCGGCGGCTCGGACCAGTGGGGCAACCTCACCAGCGGTACCGAACTGATCCGCAAGGTGGAGGGCAAGAGCGTCCACGCCCTGGGAACGCCCTTGATCACCAACTCTGACGGAACCAAGTTCGGCAAGAGCGAGGGCAACGCCATTTGGCTGGATGGCGGCATGTGCAGCCCCTACGCCTTTTACCAGTTCTGGCTCAACACGGCGGATGCAGACGTGGTGGACCGGCTCAAGGTGTTCACGTTCCTGACGCGTGCGGAGATTGAGGAGATCGCGGTTTCCGTGGCCGAGCGCCCCTTTGCCAGGGAAGGCCAGCGGAAGCTTGCTTTCGAAGTGACCTCACTGGTCCACGGAGTGGACGCGACTGAAAAGGTCATTGCTGCTTCCGCCGCCCTCTTCGGCAACGGCGACCTGGCTGCCCTGGACAAGGCAACGCTGCAGGCGGCTACCTCCGAGCTCCCTTCCACCACAGTGCAGGTGGATGGGATGGGAATTATCGACCTGCTGGTGGCGTCCGGTCTTTCAGAAAGCAAGTCTGCCGCCCGCCGGACAGTGGGCGAGGGGGGTGCCTACGTGAACAACGAGAAGGTCTCCGATCCCGAAGCCGTGATCTCCGAGTCCGAACTTTTGCACGGCCAGTACCTGCTCCTGCGCCGGGGCAAGAAGAACCTGGCCACCGTCGAGGTGCTGGTTCCCTAGCACCTTCGGGTCCTGCATGCACGCCCTTCCGCAGCCGATTTGCACGGCTGCTGGAGGGCGTGTATTGTTTTCTGAGTCGCCGCCGCTGAGTGGCGACAAACCCCAACTTCTGAGAAGCAATTCTTACCGCGCAGGGCGTGGAACTGGAGAAATTGCTTCTCATTTTGCTGGGCGGATTCATTCCACCGAGTGAATTCCGGGAAAATAGCCGGATTTGCAAAAGTGAATATGAATGAAATAAGATTGAAACATCGCAGCGAAGAAATACGGAATAAACAAATTCATTGAATTGGTTCCGGGAATATTCGAATGTGTCTGTTGTTTGAGAACTCAATAGTGTGCCAAGTTTGTTGATACCGATTTTTTATAAATTGGTTGAATTTGCTGTGCCGCCACCCCGTGGTTGGCATGGTGTTTTTA
Protein-coding regions in this window:
- a CDS encoding arginine repressor — translated: MSAQPSTPGTSPATKTARQARITAILTGQSVRSQAELAALLADDGVQVTQATLSRDLVELGAVRVRGKEGVLVYAVPGEGGERAAKSGVTQEILDARLARLCSELLVTAEASANIAVLRTPPGAANFLALAIDHSVMPSILGTIAGDDTVLLVSRDPLGGPDLAARFLQMAEEAGQ
- a CDS encoding argininosuccinate synthase, whose product is MTERIVLAYSGGLDTSVAIGWIGEATGAEVIAVAVDVGQGGESLETIRQRALGCGAVEAYVADASDEFANEYCVPTLKANALYQGHYPLVSAISRPVIVKHLVKAAREFGATTVAHGCTGKGNDQVRFEVGIQTLGPDLKCIAPVRDLALTRDKAIAFAEEKGLPIETTKKNPYSIDQNVWGRAVETGYLEDIWNAPTKDIYDYTATPEFPPAPDEVTISFEAGVPVAIDGVKVTPLQAIKELNRRAGAQGVGRIDVVEDRLVGIKSREIYEAPGAMALITAHKHLEDITVEREQARFKATVGQRWAELVYDGQWFSPLKRSLDAFIEDTQKYVSGDIRMTLHGGQAIVNGRRSDTSLYDFSLATYDTGDTFDQSQAKGFIELWGMSAKVASGRDIRVAGK
- the argH gene encoding argininosuccinate lyase, whose translation is MAELKAEATNTGALWGGRFAGGPADALAALSKSTHFDWRLARYDIAGSKAHARVLHKAGLLDDAELEGMLAALTQLDEDVASGAYLPAESDEDVHGSLERGLIERAGAQLGGKLRAGRSRNDQVATLGRMFLRDHAKIIARGVLATVDALVEQAKAHHGVAMPGRTHLQHAQPVLLSHHLLAHAWALLRDVQRLQDWDKRAGVSPYGSGALAGSSLGLDPEAVAADLGFYSAVHNSIDGTASRDVFAEFAWVCSMIGVDLSRISEEVIFWATKEFSFVTLHDSYSTGSSIMPQKKNPDVAELARGKAGRLIGNLTGLLATLKGLPLAYNRDLQEDKEPVFDAADTLELLLPAVSGMIATLTFNTERMESLAPQGFALATDIAEWLVRQGVPFREAHELSGAAVKQAESRGVELWDLTDEEYAAISAHLTPEVRTVLSTEGSLNSRNSQGGTAPAAVERQLVALEAELAGVREYAK
- a CDS encoding pyridoxine/pyridoxamine 5'-phosphate oxidase, with protein sequence MSETFRKFLRTLPDFPSDLPGFDPDNAPQDPALLFKQWLDEALDAGEQQPHAFSLATVGAASGGGLQPSSRMLILKNIDDDGWHFATSRTSRKGRELAAEPRAAMNFYWPGMGRQVRVAGNVAELSAEASAVDWHERPRADGSDNPHWQLYAVQPTEIEFWQASNDGNHVRHRVGPDGTLLD
- a CDS encoding maleylpyruvate isomerase family mycothiol-dependent enzyme, with product MTSPSPAVLLAELHKAAAALTAGLDRIPDGGETAPSTLPGWSRGHLLAHVAGICDALARQVEYGRRGETVELYDGGVEGRNRAIDLAAGHSLEEHRADVKAALQRALAAFDSLGEDEWQTRIAFRDGVIFDAGLALWRELVIHTADLDSGTGPEIWNREFCSHLFDFLAARVPAETRLVLQPVALPPLALGAGGSTVVVSGMVTDIAAWLAGRKPSLDSLRATAAGDGSDLPALLPWPSAMPDPK
- a CDS encoding methylated-DNA--[protein]-cysteine S-methyltransferase codes for the protein MKAQLLQLSTPDGPFTILARDGVVLASGWTAGLGELTGQVHPALRPDAVEEVTDLGGISSAVEAFYDGDPAPAMAVPVLQQSGPFRVHAWDVLRQVKPGSPVTYTEYAALAGNPRAVRAAASACAFNAAALFVPCHRVIRTDGSLGGFRWGLRVKESLLSREAA
- a CDS encoding AlkA N-terminal domain-containing protein, translating into MDFWQRYRAIDARDPRFDGQFYTAVRTTGIYCRPSCPARTPKASNVTFYETSAAAHEAGYRACKRCLPEAVPGTPAWNVRQDVAGRAMRLINDGVINRDGVAGLASRLGYSPRQLNRILGQELGAGPLSLARAARAQTARTLLVSTSMKLADIAFAAGFSSVRQFNETIAEVFDMTPTALRRTVRHPMAGGGTTALTLGLPYRPPFDPGIFSFLAVRALPGIEEGTPTSYARTLRLPHGDGRFRVAYDGGTREGQLTLTVGAVDLRDLPALLSRVRRLFDLDADPEAIDAALTADPRLAAAVASAPGMRLPGALDPQELLVRAMVGQQITVAAARTALTQLSAAGSPSSTAGDGLDRLFPTPAQIAAAEHLLRGPRRRTESLLQAASAMAAGELEFGYGDDPASLAAKLLPLPGVGPWTAGYVAMRVLGAPDVFLANDAAVRNGIRALDNGEGTLSPDFRETSPWRSYATMHLWRAAARPALTTTVPARGMP
- a CDS encoding DNA-3-methyladenine glycosylase; the protein is MNESTSDAGQLRSFLSGDARELAPQLLGAVLTHQSREGAVSIRLTEVEAYLGPEDSLHPDPGSHTYRGPTPRNAPMFGPAGHLYVYFTYGMHHCTNIVCGPAGVASALLLRAGEVVDGLELAQRRRPTSKSPADLASGPARLAKALGLTTADSGRDALAPPFGLELPSGSSGPVSSGPRVGVAGAGGSEEYAWRFWLSGDPTVSKYKAAKPRTRKQQDALPPAATFHKR
- a CDS encoding HelD family protein; amino-acid sequence: MHDAELAHEREYVAGLYARLEELREEKRRQLAQVRRAGAVGTMQNVSERDAFAALYEDRLAQLDAVDDRLVFGRLDLDSGEAQYIGRIGLTTEDLQRLMVDWRAPEAGHFYQATAFDRQGVRRRRHLILQGRDVKAIEDDVLDAGMLTDDESLQGEGALLAALNSKRTGRMSDIVSTIQSEQDRIIRSSISGAVVVQGGPGTGKTAVALHRAAYLLYTHRDRLKSAGVLLVGPSSSFMKYIERVLPSLGETGVVMASVGRLMPGINAVPEPDPDAAAIKGRLDMAAIVTNAVSNRMRVPAQNRILEVDGRKLTLTPRQVRRARERARATGKPYNEARVTFVKILLRELTEQMTELVEAGNLGNNADRSYLAEDVRAARDVRIALNLCWMPMTPEKLISDLFSKPEVLEFCTPNLTPAERALLQRPADAPWTESDVPLLDEAAELLGELDPAAGRGLAQQEHDRARDLANAKQTLVNMEAAGVDPLMSAEELAEQNREQEARQTAAERATSDRTWAFGHIVVDEAQELSPMQWRLLVRRCPLKSFTIVGDIAQTSSVAGANSWQGALAPMFGDRWQLEELTVNYRTPSQIAEAAVRMANAAGLVVSAPKAVREGRWAPIIDEVGQDTVVSKLVEVLPEEIKALDGGLLAVIADGDLLPEATAALRAVYGRRIGTGAGSYEQDIVVISPREAKGLEFDGVVVLEPSVMLNHEHGKVGDLYVAMTRATQRLRLIASQPVPAGIAG
- the tyrS gene encoding tyrosine--tRNA ligase encodes the protein MPELNNLEPQRNDPTFANIWQELKWRGLVHVSTDEAELEKLLANGPVTYYCGFDPTAPSLHLGNLVQLLVMRRLQLAGHKPLGLVGGSTGMIGDPRPTAERTLNTKDTVAEWVGYLQAQVSRFLSFEGDNAARIVNNLDWTAPLSAIDFLREVGKHFRVGTMLRKDAVASRLNSDEGISYTEFSYQILQGMDYLQLYRDYGCVLQTGGSDQWGNLTSGTELIRKVEGKSVHALGTPLITNSDGTKFGKSEGNAIWLDGGMCSPYAFYQFWLNTADADVVDRLKVFTFLTRAEIEEIAVSVAERPFAREGQRKLAFEVTSLVHGVDATEKVIAASAALFGNGDLAALDKATLQAATSELPSTTVQVDGMGIIDLLVASGLSESKSAARRTVGEGGAYVNNEKVSDPEAVISESELLHGQYLLLRRGKKNLATVEVLVP